A DNA window from Lachancea thermotolerans CBS 6340 chromosome G complete sequence contains the following coding sequences:
- the CAX4 gene encoding dolichyldiphosphatase (similar to uniprot|P53223 Saccharomyces cerevisiae YGR036C CAX4 Dolichyl pyrophosphate (Dol-P-P) phosphatase with a luminally oriented active site in the ER cleaves the anhydride linkage in Dol-P-P required for Dol-P-P- linked oligosaccharide intermediate synthesis and protein N-glycosylation), with product MNVSAVTLDPILIPFDDTYILYDPNDVISYVLVYYSLLPIGILIFYFSWFISSRELEAVIIAGGQVVNEALNNIIKNIIKEPRPASIGSSFQKDTIRSAYGMPSAHSQFMGFFVMYWSLKVVLHWRGLSNARKLSSILAMGFTTVMVAVSRIYLGYHTAFQVCVGVALGGFFGSMYYMAVGIVRYMGLIDWILGWPFCKRLWVKDSFNTNSLSLHDEYEAWMHRYSQARGKSNLAKKDL from the coding sequence ATGAATGTCTCTGCAGTGACGCTGGATCCAATTTTGATTCCATTCGATGATACGTACATCTTGTATGATCCTAATGACGTGATTTCATACGTTTTGGTTTACTACTCACTATTGCCAATTGGAATCTTGATCTTCTACTTCTCGTGGTTCATCTCTTCCAGAGAGCTTGAGGCGGTGATCATAGCTGGAGGTCAGGTCGTGAACGAGGCCTTGAACAACATAATAAAAAACATTATAAAGGAGCCAAGACCAGCCTCTATCGggagttcttttcaaaaggacACAATCAGATCCGCCTATGGAATGCCTAGCGCGCATTCGCAGTTCATGGGCTTTTTCGTGATGTACTGGTCCCTTAAGGTTGTTCTTCACTGGCGCGGGCTCTCCAACGCAAGGAAGCTCTCCAGCATTCTGGCAATGGGCTTCACTACAGTTATGGTTGCTGTTTCTCGTATTTATCTTGGCTACCACACTGCGTTTCAAGTATGTGTGGGAGTTGCGCTAGGAGGGTTTTTTGGATCAATGTACTATATGGCTGTGGGCATTGTTAGATACATGGGTTTGATAGATTGGATCTTGGGATGGCCCTTTTGTAAGCGGTTGTGGGTTAAAGATTCGTTCAACACAAACTCGCTTAGTTTGCACGATGAGTACGAAGCTTGGATGCATAGATATAGCCAAGCTCGCGGAAAGTCAAACCTTGCTAAGAAGGATTTGTAG
- a CDS encoding bifunctional fructose-2,6-bisphosphate 2-phosphatase/6-phosphofructo-2-kinase (similar to uniprot|Q06137 Saccharomyces cerevisiae YLR345W Hypothetical ORF), producing the protein MDSSVLEEVPIKDTLSVPGSSMGNHMARTRRRWSSSSADKRPKVSETTDGVHEDSKSDYISPGQLYSTESGRLFHAGKILIVLVGLPATSKTLLSVAITRYTKWLGVRTSSFHVSEYRRRMVNVDYDRFPNDYFSAKPQTAEGQALRTKILDQVLLDMLEFFKESKGQLAVYDALNILVEERTQLQKIFSERNIKVLFIESVMTDSEMIKHNVDMATKSADYADWPQKDAIHDYMHRLRVNRELYEEMTPKEQLSYVKYVNFGERLSVNNNHFGYLINKIVFFLMNLRNKKGCVYFARCGTSDNDKYVDDELLNAEGVKYSNLLTDLVLQTVNERRASQQPVSITPIGSASSPNSGLSSRSMSPSLSPLLATAASLRRTESTGNASMRQPASGDGGDEDSFVVWTAPRKRTHDTAKFFEERGITVRQRYQLQQLHPGLVADLTEDEVSQKFPEEYKEWKKDPYHYRFPRAESYHDLAVRMEPLLLEMERMRGDILIIGHESALRVLYGYLMACSCSDIPNLKFTRDELIEISFSPFENKVRRIPVVMNK; encoded by the coding sequence ATGGATTCCAGTGTATTAGAAGAGGTCCCCATCAAGGACACGCTCAGCGTCCCCGGTTCTAGCATGGGAAACCATATGGCTAGAACACGCAGGAGGTGGTCCAGCAGTTCTGCCGACAAGCGGCCGAAGGTTAGTGAGACCACTGATGGCGTGCACGAAGACTCCAAATCCGATTATATTTCACCGGGTCAGCTGTACTCCACAGAGTCCGGGCGTTTGTTCCACGCGGGCAAGATACTCATTGTGCTAGTGGGTCTACCAGCTACGTCTAAGACGTTACTGTCGGTGGCGATCACAAGGTACACTAAGTGGCTTGGTGTGCGTACAAGCTCATTCCACGTCTCGGAGTACAGAAGGAGGATGGTCAACGTCGACTACGACAGGTTTCCAAACGACTATTTCTCCGCCAAACCGCAAACCGCAGAAGGCCAGGCGCTGAGGACGAAAATATTGGATCAAGTACTCCTTGACATGCTagagttcttcaaggaaAGCAAGGGCCAACTTGCGGTCTACGATGCCCTGAACATCCTAGTAGAAGAGAGAACACAGCTGCAGAAGATTTTCTCAGAACGAAACATCAAGGTACTTTTCATAGAGTCTGTGATGACAGATTCAGAAATGATCAAGCACAACGTGGATATGGCCACGAAGTCCGCAGATTACGCCGATTGGCCGCAAAAGGACGCAATCCATGACTACATGCATCGTTTGAGAGTCAACAGAGAGCTGTACGAAGAGATGACTCCAAAAGAACAACTCAGCTACGTGAAATACGTCAATTTTGGCGAACGCCTGAGTGTCAATAACAACCATTTCGGATACCTGATAAACAAAATCGTGTTCTTCCTGATGAATCTGAGAAACAAGAAGGGGTGTGTTTATTTTGCTCGCTGTGGTACTAGCGACAACGACAAGTATGTCGACGATGAGCTGTTGAATGCAGAGGGTGTCAAATATTCCAATCTCCTGACAGACTTGGTGCTGCAGACCGTCAACGAAAGGAGAGCTTCCCAGCAGCCAGTGTCTATTACCCCCATTGGGAGCGCGAGCAGTCCAAATTCTGGGCTGAGCTCGCGTTCAATGTCACCATCGTTATCTCCTCTTCTAGCTACTGCTGCCTCACTCCGTAGAACGGAATCAACTGGTAACGCCTCGATGAGACAGCCAGCTTCAGGCGATGGCGGCGATGAGGACTCTTTTGTTGTATGGACTGCTCCAAGAAAGCGTACCCACGATACCGCCaagtttttcgaagagcGTGGCATAACTGTAAGACAAAGGTACCAGCTGCAGCAACTACACCCTGGCCTCGTAGCTGATCTAACGGAGGATGAAGTCAGCCAGAAGTTTCCCGAAGAGTACAAAGAATGGAAGAAGGATCCTTATCATTACAGGTTTCCCCGCGCTGAATCCTATCACGATCTTGCTGTGCGGATGGAGCCGCTTCTTTTGGAAATGGAGAGAATGCGGGGCGACATCCTTATCATCGGTCATGAGTCTGCTCTGCGAGTACTTTACGGATACCTCATGGCGTGCTCGTGCTCAGACATTCCAAACTTAAAGTTTACAAGAGACGAACTCATTGAAATCTCATTCAGCCCATTCGAAAATAAGGTTCGGAGAATTCCTGTTGTTATGAACAAATGA
- the RPL26A gene encoding 60S ribosomal protein uL24 (highly similar to uniprot|P05743 Saccharomyces cerevisiae YLR344W) → MAKQSLDVSSDRRKARKAYFTAPSSERRVLMSAPLSKELRAQYNIKSLPIRKDDEVLVVRGSKKGQEGKISSVYRLKFAVQVDKLTKEKSSGASVPINVHPSKLVITKLHVDKDRKALIERKGGKFE, encoded by the exons ATGGCTAAGCAATCTCTAG ACGTGTCCTCCGACAGAAGAAAGGCCAGAAAGGCTTACTTCACCGCCCCATCCTCTGAGCGTCGTGTCTTGATGTCCGCTCCTTTGTCCAAGGAGTTGCGCGCCCAGTACAACATCAAGTCCTTGCCTATCAGAAAGGACGACGAGGTCTTGGTTGTCAGAGGCTCCAAGAAGGGCCAAGAGGGTAAGATCTCCTCCGTCTACAGATTGAAGTTCGCCGTCCAGGTCGACAAGTTGACCAAGGAGAAGTCCAGCGGTGCTTCCGTCCCAATCAACGTCCACCCATCCAAGCTCGTCATCACCAAGCTGCACGTTGACAAGGACAGAAAGGCTTTGATTGAGAGAAAGGGCGGTAAGTTCGAGTAA
- the TIM21 gene encoding Tim21p (similar to uniprot|P53220 Saccharomyces cerevisiae YGR033C FMP17 The authentic non-tagged protein was localized to the mitochondria), producing MPNMLLLRTLPKRGVFLPRFAQTQVPTAQLLAGRLVRMHNYSTFNAGAAGAAGAAGAGARSENAKQKKSQPLWPRIRAFASFTVSGALVVGASGLAGLVIYLILTELFSPSGDTRLFNRAVSKVESDVVAREMLECQDTGTSRERLKAYGELLTDDKWTRNRPISSARRMGKDGKEHYYMRFHVESKRKMALIHVEARESEKHYTPDLISMYMDVPGQKRYYFIKPEVSVIRPKGKGFLGVNWGPKK from the coding sequence ATGCCAAACATGCTACTACTCAGGACATTGCCTAAGCGCGGGGTCTTTTTGCCCCGCTTCGCACAAACACAAGTGCCCACGGCACAGCTACTGGCTGGCCGTCTCGTCAGAATGCACAACTACTCGACGTTCAACGCAGGGGCCGCGGGCGCTGCGGgcgccgcgggcgccggAGCCAGGTCTGAGAACGCCAAACAGAAAAAGAGCCAGCCTCTGTGGCCACGCATAAGGGCGTTTGCCTCGTTCACGGTTTCCGGGGCGTTGGTCGTCGGAGCTTCCGGTCTGGCCGGGCTCGTAATCTACTTGATCCTGACTGAACTCTTCTCGCCCTCCGGTGACACGCGCCTGTTCAACCGCGCGGTGTCGAAGGTAGAGTCTGACGTGGTGGCACGGGAGATGCTGGAGTGCCAAGACACCGGAACCTCGAGGGAGAGACTCAAGGCCTACGGTGAGCTGCTCACGGACGACAAATGGACACGCAACAGACCGATCTCTTCTGCGAGACGGATGGGGAAGGACGGGAAGGAGCACTACTACATGCGCTTCCACGTCGAGTCCAAGCGGAAGATGGCCCTGATCCACGTCGAGGCACGCGAGTCCGAAAAGCATTACACGCCCGATCTGATATCCATGTACATGGACGTTCCAGGTCAAAAGCGCTACTACTTCATCAAGCCCGAAGTCTCGGTGATTAGACCCAAGGGCAAGGGGTTCCTGGGAGTCAACTGGGGACCCAAAAAGTGA
- the GAS2 gene encoding 1,3-beta-glucanosyltransferase (similar to uniprot|Q06135 Saccharomyces cerevisiae YLR343W GAS2 Putative 1,3-beta-glucanosyltransferase has similarity to Gas1p) — MNIMLLLLNIFITYFMFASGVIKTEDFKLEYPTSISDLPAIEVHGDKFFNSMTNEQFFMKGIAYQPSYSMNDLKLLEGGAMDTKYIDPLASPDLCLRDIPHLVELGVNTIRVYAIDPTKSHDVCMKELAANGIYVLLDLSEPDNSISRDSPTWDVSVYQRYKDVVDSMHQYSNVLGFFAGNEVTNDITNTDASPFVKASIRDIKGHISENGYRSIPIGYSTNDDIETRENLAQFFICGDSVADFYGINMYEWCGYSSYHSSGYDQRTKEFKDYPVPIFFSEFGCNSVRPRPFTEVEALYGPHMTKVWSGGPAYMYFEEENNYGVVKIDEDNEVVHLKDFDFLKDEFSRAKPKGITREEHTRKQGSDPRRKKRRECPAISKTWKAAATIPDTPSQTKCSCLEESLPCLVQPFHDPSRYKDYFEYVCSQVDCSDIKADGEKGQYGEFSDCSTNQKLALEISKMYYLDPKSSGTCPIVDGQIHYNTKSKQAPQDKRCAAIIKTVRSASKATNGDTRQLHQNSNERASSGSRNAAKWFSLTLALGILMFSFV; from the coding sequence ATGAACATaatgcttcttttgctcAATATTTTTATTACATACTTTATGTTTGCCTCAGGCGTCATCAAGACAGAAGATTTCAAGTTGGAATATCCAACTTCGATTAGCGATTTGCCTGCAATCGAAGTACATGGAgacaagttcttcaacagcatGACCAATGAGCAGTTTTTCATGAAAGGAATTGCATATCAACCTAGCTACTCCATGAACGATCTGAAACTCTTGGAAGGGGGGGCAATGGACACAAAATACATCGATCCGCTCGCGTCTCCGGATTTGTGCCTCAGAGACATCCCACACCTGGTAGAATTGGGAGTGAACACAATTAGAGTATATGCTATTGATCCCACCAAGTCACACGATGTCTGCATGAAAGAATTAGCCGCGAATGGAATTTATGTTCTGCTGGACCTTTCCGAGCCCGACAACTCAATTTCAAGAGACTCTCCAACGTGGGATGTGTCGGTTTACCAAAGGTACAAGGACGTGGTTGATTCAATGCATCAATACTCCAACGTGTTAGGGTTTTTTGCGGGAAATGAGGTAACCAATGATATAACAAACACCGACGCATCGCCTTTTGTGAAGGCTTCGATACGAGATATCAAAGGCCACATTAGTGAAAACGGCTATCGATCAATCCCTATAGGATACTCAACGAACGATGATATTGAAACCAGAGAAAACTTGGCACAGTTCTTTATTTGTGGCGATTCCGTCGCTGACTTTTATGGAATCAACATGTATGAATGGTGTGGGTATTCGTCTTACCATAGCAGCGGTTACGACCAGCGAACTAAGGAATTCAAAGACTACCCCGTCCCAATATTCTTTTCGGAGTTTGGATGCAACTCTGTGCGGCCACGTCCCTTCACCGAAGTTGAGGCGTTGTATGGCCCACATATGACCAAGGTGTGGTCTGGAGGACCGGCATACATGTATTTcgaggaagaaaacaaCTACGGAGTGGTAAAAATAGATGAAGACAACGAGGTCGTTCACTTGAAGGACTTTGATTTCCTCAAAGACGAATTTTCACGGGCCAAACCAAAAGGGATAACCAGAGAAGAACACACCCGCAAACAGGGCTCAGATCcgcgaagaaaaaagcgGAGAGAGTGTCCTGCCAtttccaaaacttggaaGGCCGCAGCTACGATCCCTGATACTCCTAGTCAGACAAAATGCTCATGCCTCGAAGAGTCACTGCCTTGCCTCGTCCAGCCGTTCCATGACCCCTCGCGCTACAAAGATTACTTTGAGTATGTTTGTAGCCAGGTGGATTGCTCAGATATCAAAGCTGACGGCGAGAAAGGGCAATATGGGGAATTCTCCGACTGTAGTACCAACCAGAAACTTGCACTTGAAATAAGCAAAATGTACTATTTGGACCCAAAGTCAAGCGGCACATGTCCCATAGTCGACGGGCAGATACATTACAACACCAAAAGTAAACAGGCGCCGCAGGACAAAAGATGTGCCGCCATTATTAAAACCGTCAGAAGCGCATCGAAAGCGACTAACGGAGATACGCGCCAATTGCATCAGAACAGCAACGAAAGGGCGTCATCCGGAAGTCGTAATGCAGCGAAGTGGTTTTCATTAACACTCGCACTTGGAATATTGATGTTTTCATTTGTATAA